TCTCAAAATTATTTGTCAATTTAGAAAGTTTTAAATCTGttaattttttcaaagtaaCAAATAACTTAAGGTGAAGCAAACTATATTTACTAAATATTTAGTTAAGATatcaatataatataaataaaaagaataatttgaCCAAGCTCAGTAAAAGCTAAGTCTCATTTCGtcttattttaatcttttaattaaatttttttgttcgaAAATACCATTTCATTCattatgattttcttttaaatagtaGCAAAAATAGTAATTATAATAGTTATAATAATAGTTCAAGTAATTTGAgaataaaaaagacaaaaaaatatgattattaaaaaatttttatttaaaaaaatatatttaaaaaattaaaaataaaactaaaacttTACAAAAATGAGATACTCAATAATACTTTATCCAATTTACTAAGAAAAACATTAGTAGAAGAGAATTTGAAAGGATCAGAATACCAAGCTACAAATCAAcatttctctctctcattttataattttataatttttaattaaatttgtatattattttaattttataattaatttattttcatataaaaaaaaatttaattaaaaatttgatagaaatataaaaatcaatagaataattaatttttttaattatttttcagttGATGATTCCCATGCGCACTAGTTTAGAGGATCATCTTATATGATatgcttctttctcttctctctctctctttctgtcgttctataacttttttttgttggtattttctttttttttgcgcCCTTCTCATAAATATAAACCCTAGAGTAGTGATCTTCATGAGAACAAAGAGATGGTGAACGAAGAAAAGTGACGAAGAAAACCAATTAAGGTGTCAGAGTTACTCACGTTCTCCCACATGTTTTTTATCATGCACATGTTGCTGatgaaattttattatattccgATCCCCTTATCTCAATCACTACCCTTATAATTCATCTTATCATtgttttttaactttaaaatagaacttatttattttgacTGTGTTAATTATGTTAGATATTACGGGTCTATAATACTTGAAATTTAGAATACTAATATACACTactagaaaattagttattacagacggatatttccgacggattttatcccacTGAAATACAAAAGGAATTTTAGAGGAATTTTTtgtcggaaaacaaaaaaagtggattagcataaattacagacggaaaatagaatccgtcgataattccgtcggaaaaattaatttttttccgtGAGAAATggttacagacagaaaattcgtctgtaattaaatagacaaaatgctgcgttttattaaattattatagacagaaaatccgtctgtaatttaaattttccgTCGGTAAATATTGAGATAACACTAATCTTATCTCTATCCACTCGATCCATTTACACTCCACCCATATCAAATGAGCTTGTTCCTCTCTCCGTCACCGAGTTGCTTCTTCTCTCCGTCGCACCAATTTCTTCTGCCGCTGGCGTCACAGATCTTTCTCCGTCGTCCCTTGCGTCGTACGGGCTCCCTCCGCCGCCGCATCCAACCCTAACCCCAGAGCTTCATCGCGTCTACAATCCTAATCCCAGAACTTCGTCGTGCTTCCAACCCCTGCTTCGCCGCTCCCTCCATCGACGCTCCCTCCGTCTCAAAGCCTCCGTCGTGCTCACTCTGTCGTAAGCCTTCAAACATCGCTCCTTCCTCCATGACTGAAACCCGTAACGCTCTGCTTTTTCTCCTGCGTCGTGGCTTCACCTTCCTccaaacaaaattgaaaaaccCTAACCTGGAGGCCTTCCACTGCAAACCTACCGATCCCTAATTCCGTCTCATCATCAGAGGTAAAATAAAATCCCTTTCGCCCATTTCAACCCTTCTCCACCCCCAACAGTCTCTGTATCCTCTCTCTAATTCAATTGTACAATTTTATTTTCCTCTGTATTCTCTCCCTTTTGATGTTCTATTTTTATTCTGCTGAGAATTGAAATTGCTAGCTGAATTAGCTTAATTTTAGGTCTTCTAATCACCTTTCAGTTTTATTGTTGTtccttatttttcaattattttattgCCGCAGATTGAAAATTGAGCAGATTATTTTCATTTGCTTAATACTTACCAATAGAAACTACTTTATACCTTGTGATGCCTTTGCTGATTTTTCGTGTCCTTGTTCATTTTAATTTTGGCAGGTTGTTTAAATTTGAGCTCTTGTGGTTTTAGGAATGTTAAAAGCTTTGATGCAAAATTTGGCATATAAAGTTGTTAAATTGCTTACTGCAGAAAATTCAGCAGATTGGCGCCAACTTGTATGAAATTTTGGGAAAAATATGTACGgtaatttttaatgaaataagTTGAATAATGAATCTGATGATGATTTGCAGAACTGCATCACACTAACAAAGGAGAATGTCAAAGGCATAATCATGGTAACTTTTGCTTTCTATTTGGAATTCATTTTCATTCAAACATATATCAGCTTTTTCTAGTTCACTATTATCCGTTCTCTTCAAACAATTGTTCATGTTTGACCTAATAACTAATAACggaaattaataactaataatatttaactGCTATATTTTCATATTAAGAAAGgtctttattttaaataaattatattaatcatATAAAACTATCctctttatcttttaaaaacctTAACAGTAGAATAGTAAAAATAGATTCATTCTTAATCTTACAAGCCACCTTTTTTGCAGTGCATTTATGATTGGAGGTAGGAAACTAATAACCAATGCACATTGTGTGGAACATGATACACAGGTAATTTCCTTAAGGGTCCTATTTTCTCCAGGATGTAGATCCtacaatataaattttattaataaattatattatgttcATAGATCTTAGAATTAGTTGCCGAAAGGTTATAAATAGCTGCCAACTTTTTCATTGTTGTGGTTTATTGCAGGTTAAAGTTAAGAGAAGAGGGGATGATACAAAATACGTGGCTAAGGTGTGTCTCTATGAAGGTCTTGtccttttttcattaaaaaatgaGTATTACATGAAGAGCAGTTTGCTTAAATATCTCATATAGTAATGAGTAAGGACATTAAGAAGTATTAGTGAATAAGTCACTAAAATTGTATTATTGCAGGAAAATTTGATATATCTGAGGTTTACTTGTAAGCTATACCTTGCTTTTAAACTAGGATTGAATTCATTGTAAAGTGCAAGTTTTGCATGTTTGCTTAGAAGGATATATAGCTTCTAACTCATGACATGTTCATATAGTTACTTTACTCTCAGTGAATGAACTGTACAGGTTTTAGCCAGAGGTATTGATTGTGATATAGCTTTGCTTTCAGTAGAAAGTGATGAATTCTGGAGAGATGTGGAACCTCTCAGATTAGGACGATTGCTGCATCTTCAGGTTTGAAAtagctttctttttat
This sequence is a window from Arachis duranensis cultivar V14167 chromosome 2, aradu.V14167.gnm2.J7QH, whole genome shotgun sequence. Protein-coding genes within it:
- the LOC107474898 gene encoding protease Do-like 2, chloroplastic; its protein translation is MHIVWNMIHRLKLREEGMIQNTWLRCVSMKVLARGIDCDIALLSVESDEFWRDVEPLRLGRLLHLQDSVTVVGYPPF